ACGAAGTGGTGGTCATAGGTTATGGTTCGGTCAAAAAAAGTGACCTTACCGGAGCAGTTTCTTCTGTTAGTGCTGACGATTTAACACCAGGGGCCAACGTATCACTGGAGCAGACGCTTCAAGGACGTGCCGCCGGTGTTCAGATATCACAAAAAAGTGGTCAGCCTGGTAGCGCAATGTCAGTGAACATTAGGGGAGCAAGCTCCATTGACGCTGGTAATGAACCATTATATGTTATTGATGGCGTACCGTCAAATAATAGTGCGCCGGTTGCAGGTACTGGTGCGGGATTTGTGGGCAGTCAGAATCCACGGAACCCTTTGAATACATTGAATCCCGCTGATATAGAATCAGTTCAAATCTTAAAGGACGCCTCAGCTACGGCAATTTACGGAGCAAGGGGATCCAATGGGGTGGTCTTGATTACCACAAAGAATGGTCGTGCGGGCAAGATGAAGGTCAACTATGACTCTTATGTTGCATGGCAGACCGTGGCCAATCGATTTGAGGTGCTATCACCAACGGATTATCGAGATGTTTTAAACGCTATAATCGATGAAGGTGGCGGTAGTGAGGCACAACGTGTTACCGCAATCCAGGACAATGGAACCGATTGGCAAGATGAATTGTTAAGAAATGCAATTATTCATAATCATAATATCGCTGTTTCGGGAGGTTCTGAAAAAGCGACCTATTATGCCTCGCTAAATTATTTTGACCAAGATGGTATCGTTAAAAATTCTGGTATTGAGCGCTATAACATTAGGGTAAATATAGATGTCAGGGAAGACAAAAAATATGCGTTCGGTCTTAACTTAAATTCCTCATATGTTTTTGATGATTTCGCCTCGAATGGTGTTGGGTTAAATGAAAATGCAGGTGCCGTTTATGCGGCGATCAACTATGATCCCACCATTACTGTTTTTGATGCTGATGGCAACTTGCAACAATCTGAATTTGTGGGTCCCCAAATCGATAATCCCGTAGCACTGTTGAATGGGGAAGATGCTACCGCCAAATCCTTTAGGACGTATGGAAACATCTATGGGGAATACTTTTTGGCTCCCACATTATCCGTGAAAGCGCGTTTGGGGGCCGATGTCAACAATACCCGTAGGGATGTTTTTATTGATGAAACGACCATCGAAGGTGCGGGTCAGGGAGGTATTGCCTCAATATTGACAGGTAGGACCGACTACTATCTGGTAGAAGGTACACTCAACTATAACGAAAACTTTGGCGATGACAACATCAACGCAGTTTTTGGAGCGACCTATGAATATTTCGGTAGCACTACGTTCAATGGAAATGCCCGAGGGTTTGCTTTACCCGATTTAAGAACTGATGCTATTGGCAGCGGTGACCCCCTTTTAAATGGATTGGGTAGTGGAAGACAGGAAGCAACTTTCAACTCTTATCTGGGAAGGGTCAATTACTCCCTGAATAATAAATACCTGTTTACCGCTTCCATAAGGGCAGATGGTTCCTCAAGATTTGGGCCTGAGAATAGATGGGGGTATTTTCCTTCGGGCGCTATTGCATGGAAAGTACATGAGGAAAGCTTTTTGCAAAATGGCCAAACCATTTCTGAATTGAAATTGAGAGCGAGCTACGGAAGTATTGGTAACGCGAGCATTGCAAATTATTTATTTTTGGGAAGTTTCGATACTGCCAACACAGTGGTTTTGGATTCTGAGCGATTTACTACGATTTTACCCACAAGAATCCCTAACCCTGACCTAAAATGGGAGGCAGCCAATCAATTGGATATAGGTATTGATTTTGGCCTATGGAACGGTAGGGTTTCCAGTACCATTGACTACTACAACAGACAGACGGAAGATTTGCTGTTAAGCGTTCCGCAACCTTCCAATACGGGTTTTACAAGTAGGGTGGAAAATGTTGGAAGTATGGAAAACTATGGGTTTGAATTTACCGTAAACGCTTCAATCCTTTCAACTCCGGATTTTAGTTGGGACACCAATTTTAATCTTACAACCATTACCAATAATGTTCTGGATATTGGCGAAGCCGAGGAAATTATAAGAGGAGGCCTTGGATTTGTCAATAATGCTACGATTACAAGACCAGGTGATCCTTTGAATTCATATTATGGATTTAATGTAGAAGGCGTATGGCAATTGGGCGAAGAAGATGAGGCAGCCGTTTTTGGTAGGGTGCCTGGTGATTTGAAATATACGGACCAGAATGGTGATGGCGAAATCAATGGAGATGATAGAGTGGTAATCGGAAAACCTTTCCCCGACTATACTTGGGGATGGACCAATACCATTCGCTACAAGGGACTGACATTGAGTGCTTTTTTGGAAGGTGTTGAGGGAATCAATACGCTGAACAACAATTTAGTGGACACCTATTTTCCGATTAACTTCAGAAGAAATAAGTTGGCAGAACCCTATTTGAATAGGTGGACACCCAACAATACTACCAACGAGTTCCCGTCTTTTGTATCCCCACAAGGAGGTACTGAAGTTAACTCGCGTACAGTTGAAGATGCCTCATATATTCGTTTGCAGTCCTTACAATTATCCTATGAGGTTCCTATCCAAAACCTGAACATTTTTAACAGGTTGACAGTTTATGTAACCGGTCAAAACCTATTTACCATAACCGATTATTCGGGTGTAGATCCTGTGGCAAATGCAAGTGGCAGTAATAATTTAAGGATTGACTACAACGCTTATCCTTTTGCCAGAACTTATTTACTGGGTTTCAATGTAGAGTTTTAAACCTGACCCATTATGAAAAACCATGCAATAATTAAAAATAGAAAGATGAAAAAGAGAGCTGTAAAATATTGGATTTTGATGACAGTGGTCCTTACCCTGGCCGCTGGTTGTTCAAATGAACTGGATTTACTTCCGCCTGGCGAGTTTTCCGAAGGCAATGTGCTCCAATCAGAAGCTGGGATAGAGGCAGTTTTATACTCGGCCTACAGATTTGAGAATATAACCTTCGCCAAGAATACCATAAACATGAACGAAGTCTGTACTGATATGGGCTTTAATACAGGCGGAGGTGAGAATAGGACGTTAGGCCTATTTGTAAACTTTACATGGGACCCAACTACGCCTTGGATATACAACGATTTCTGGTTGCCAAGATATCGAACCATACGGGATGCCAATGTAATTCTAGACAATATTGGAAACTCTGATATAAACGACCAAACAAAGGCTTTGTTCAGGGCTGAGGCCAGGTACTTAAGGGCTGCTGCTTATGCTGGACTGTATACGACTTTTGGTCCTGTTCCACTTAGAACCACTGGTGATTTAAATGCAGAACCAGGTCAATTGTCACGTGCAACGTCCGAGGAAATCCTTTCCTTTGTTGAGGCCGAGTTGAATGCTTCTGTGGCCGATCTTCCGAATCCTGGAAGTGAGTCCCAATACGGTAGGGCGACCAAAGGTCACGCGCTGGGAGTATTGACCAAGTTTCTTTTGAATACAAAACAATGGAATAAAGTGCTTACCTCATCCCAACAATTGATGGATTTGGAATACTATGGGTTATTTCCCGTTTTTAGGGAATTGTTTTTTATAGAAAACGAACGTAATCGCGAAATTATAGTGTCTGCACCACGGGTTAATGTGCAGGGCAACCATACCAACTATCAGAATGGGGCCTTTCCTCCGGGATTTCGTAGGGCACCCAATATTCCCGAGTTTGAGTGGAGACCGGGCATGGCCAATTGGGCTACCCAATACAGGCTTAGGGATGCTTTTGTAGACAGCTATGACCCCGGTGATGCAAGACTTTTGACCATTGTCCGGGAATATGTCAATGCTGGAGGACAAACGGTAAATCTTCGGGATAATGCAGATAATATGCGTTCCCTAAAATATTTTGATGATGCGCAAACAGGGAATTTCAGTGGGTTGGATCTAATGCCATTACGTTATGCCGACATTTTGCTCTCGAGGGCTGAGGCACTAAATGAGATAAATGGTCCAACACAAGAAAGTGTGGATTTGGTAAATAGGGTAAGAATTAGGGCAGGTGTGGCTGCTTACACCATAGATGAAGTCGGTTCAACCAATAACTTCCGAGATTTGATATTGGCAGAAAGAGGGTGGGAATTTGTTGCTGAGGGCAAGCGAAGGGAGGACTTAATTCGTCATGGCAAATTGATTTCCAACGCACAGGATAGGGGAATATCGGCTGCAGCGGAGAAACACAATCTTTTACCGATTCCACAAAATGAAATAAATGCCAATCCCAATGTTGCCCAAAACAAGGGCTACGAATAGTATTTTTTTAATTGGGCGTGTTAACACTAAACGGAAACTATGTATTTTTTAGCATTTTTTTTGGCTTTTGAGGCGTTTTTCGCAAAACATAGCCAAGCTACGTTTAAGAAAACCAACGAAGAAAGACGGAAAAAGGGCAAAAAAGGCTGTTTTTGGATTAGTGTTAACACGCCCCAGTTGAGTTAGTGTTTAGTTAAGTAAAGTGGGGCTAACGAGTTATGTCCCACTTTTTATCAAATCTTTTCCATGGCCAATAAAGCACTTTTTACAGTATTATTAACGCTTTTGATGAACCCCGTTATTGGGCAAGAGCTGGGTTCAAATTTCAATCACAACCCAGAAATAATTGATTTTGAATACCTAAAAAAAGTAAAAGTTGAATGGATCCGCACCACTCCTCGTTTATTGGATTATGTGGAAGGTAAACTTCAAATCGAAAATGATCCGGGAATTCAAAAGGTAATTAAAGCCGGAGAAAAAGGGTACAAAATTGCCTTTGGTTTTCGTTGGGATTTTAAAATGCGCGACAAAAGACTTCCATTACCTGATTCGGTTGAAGAACAACACTATTTCGAAACGGCTTACAGGATTTTGGAATTGGTTGGCCCGTATGTAACGATTTTTAAACTGGGCAATGAGCCAAACTTGGAAACTATGCAAGAAGACCTGGAAGAAGACAAAAACGGTATGGTTGCTTTGGTAAGATTTACTGAACGGCAATTGACCGAAGTTGTACTGCCCTATTTCAAGAAAAGGGATAGTGCCAATATGCCGGATATCTATGTGGGCTCTTTTCCAAGGCTCTTTATGAAAAAGGAACAACAAAAACCTGGTGTACGAAAAATGATTGAATTTGCCCATGGGGATGACAGAATTATGGGATTGGCGGTACACCTGCATATTTCAGATACCATCCAAATTGACCAATCTTTTGAATACGTCAGAAGTATTATGCCAACAAAAC
The sequence above is a segment of the Muricauda sp. SCSIO 64092 genome. Coding sequences within it:
- a CDS encoding SusC/RagA family TonB-linked outer membrane protein, whose protein sequence is MEKKCKYLFRITLAVIVPMLCNFNAFAQTVSGTVTDTDGTPLPGATVVVKGTANGTQTDFDGNYAIADIPLNSVLVFSYVGFLPMEETVGRRTTINVSLAEDAQLLDEVVVIGYGSVKKSDLTGAVSSVSADDLTPGANVSLEQTLQGRAAGVQISQKSGQPGSAMSVNIRGASSIDAGNEPLYVIDGVPSNNSAPVAGTGAGFVGSQNPRNPLNTLNPADIESVQILKDASATAIYGARGSNGVVLITTKNGRAGKMKVNYDSYVAWQTVANRFEVLSPTDYRDVLNAIIDEGGGSEAQRVTAIQDNGTDWQDELLRNAIIHNHNIAVSGGSEKATYYASLNYFDQDGIVKNSGIERYNIRVNIDVREDKKYAFGLNLNSSYVFDDFASNGVGLNENAGAVYAAINYDPTITVFDADGNLQQSEFVGPQIDNPVALLNGEDATAKSFRTYGNIYGEYFLAPTLSVKARLGADVNNTRRDVFIDETTIEGAGQGGIASILTGRTDYYLVEGTLNYNENFGDDNINAVFGATYEYFGSTTFNGNARGFALPDLRTDAIGSGDPLLNGLGSGRQEATFNSYLGRVNYSLNNKYLFTASIRADGSSRFGPENRWGYFPSGAIAWKVHEESFLQNGQTISELKLRASYGSIGNASIANYLFLGSFDTANTVVLDSERFTTILPTRIPNPDLKWEAANQLDIGIDFGLWNGRVSSTIDYYNRQTEDLLLSVPQPSNTGFTSRVENVGSMENYGFEFTVNASILSTPDFSWDTNFNLTTITNNVLDIGEAEEIIRGGLGFVNNATITRPGDPLNSYYGFNVEGVWQLGEEDEAAVFGRVPGDLKYTDQNGDGEINGDDRVVIGKPFPDYTWGWTNTIRYKGLTLSAFLEGVEGINTLNNNLVDTYFPINFRRNKLAEPYLNRWTPNNTTNEFPSFVSPQGGTEVNSRTVEDASYIRLQSLQLSYEVPIQNLNIFNRLTVYVTGQNLFTITDYSGVDPVANASGSNNLRIDYNAYPFARTYLLGFNVEF
- a CDS encoding RagB/SusD family nutrient uptake outer membrane protein; this encodes MKKRAVKYWILMTVVLTLAAGCSNELDLLPPGEFSEGNVLQSEAGIEAVLYSAYRFENITFAKNTINMNEVCTDMGFNTGGGENRTLGLFVNFTWDPTTPWIYNDFWLPRYRTIRDANVILDNIGNSDINDQTKALFRAEARYLRAAAYAGLYTTFGPVPLRTTGDLNAEPGQLSRATSEEILSFVEAELNASVADLPNPGSESQYGRATKGHALGVLTKFLLNTKQWNKVLTSSQQLMDLEYYGLFPVFRELFFIENERNREIIVSAPRVNVQGNHTNYQNGAFPPGFRRAPNIPEFEWRPGMANWATQYRLRDAFVDSYDPGDARLLTIVREYVNAGGQTVNLRDNADNMRSLKYFDDAQTGNFSGLDLMPLRYADILLSRAEALNEINGPTQESVDLVNRVRIRAGVAAYTIDEVGSTNNFRDLILAERGWEFVAEGKRREDLIRHGKLISNAQDRGISAAAEKHNLLPIPQNEINANPNVAQNKGYE